AATAGCTTGTTAGAAGATGTAGAAGCCTATTTGAATGAAAATGATCTGAATGAGGTAATTACAGCTAATCGAACAGAACGAGGCGTTGTTTTAGTATTGCAGGACAGCATTTTTTTCGAAACTGGTGAAGCGGATATTTTAGAAGAGGGAGAACCTTTTCTGCAAGAAATTGGTTATTTACTTATGGAAATCCCCAATGAAGTAAAGGTTGAAGGACATACTGACAGCAGACCGGTGAGCAGTTTTCGTTATCCATCAAACTGGGAGCTATCTGGTGGACGGGCAAGCAGTGTTGTTCGTTACCTGATTAAGCAATTTAATATTGATGAATCTCGTTTTTCAATAGCAGGATATGGTGACACAAGACCGATAATGCCTAATGATACAGAATCGAATATGCGGGAAAATAGAAGGGTAGAAATAATTATTATGAATAAAGATTAATAGTCTTCAGTCAATTGGGCTATGAAACATTTTTGCAAATTAAATAGACGGATTATATAAATGGAGTAAGCTATGATAATAATTACCATAGCCTTTATTTCTGGATGGCAGGTGATTTTGAAGAAGAATTAATATGGACGTTCTTCAGATTAACTTCATACCATGTCTTGTCCGATAAATCCGTTTCAGATATGGCTTTAATGTAAGCATTAGGAAAAATCTTTCTTACATATTCAACTTCACTTGCAGCTAATCTTAGCTCTCTAAGGTACCTGCCATTGATAAAAGAATTTCGAATGAAAGCTTCAAACATTTCGTTTTGGGTTAGTTTCAGCAAAATTTTTTTCCTCCTTTAATTAATAATGATGAGAAGCTGATTAATGTTTAAAATGCGGTTTAACAAAGTACTTTCATTTTTACTGATTAAATAATGTGATAGAGATAGTTGAAAACTCCAGCTCTATCTTTCATATAGCTGCCGGTGCAATTGTAGTATATTTGCGAATTTTATTATTATCCCCATGTTTTCTGCAAATATACGCAGCATAAGTGTAACTAGTATATTTCGGATATATTTTGCGTTATAATTTTCTTAAAAGTATTTGACGAGAATTGTATTTTTTAGAAGGTTTGGTAGATTGATGATGAAGTATTTATATTGGTTAATCCCTATTAGTTGGATGAGTGTTATATTTTATTCTTCGGCAACACCGTATGAGAATCAAGACATTAAACCATTGCTAGGCACCATGGTAGA
This region of Oceanobacillus sp. FSL K6-2867 genomic DNA includes:
- the motS gene encoding flagellar motor protein MotS, whose product is MKRRETRKRDSRGTPKWMVTYSDMVTLILVFFILLFSMSQIDLNKFKAISESFQNRMILDFSSSAIPMDNPAEQINHEEIGEQLTEHELPSITDDALEQGYEEDPLNSLLEDVEAYLNENDLNEVITANRTERGVVLVLQDSIFFETGEADILEEGEPFLQEIGYLLMEIPNEVKVEGHTDSRPVSSFRYPSNWELSGGRASSVVRYLIKQFNIDESRFSIAGYGDTRPIMPNDTESNMRENRRVEIIIMNKD